The Dehalococcoidia bacterium genome includes the window GTGCAGCGGAGTGCCGCAAACCTTTGAAGGGTAGTGCAGCAAAGTGCAGCAGAACAAACCGAAGCTAGTCAAAACTGAAGTGCAACAGTGCAGCAAAGGGTTGGATGTATGACAACGAGAGGGATGATCAAGACGACAATCCTTGATCTGCTGACAGAGGACGGGATTGTGACGATTCACAAGGCGACCACCAATGGGGGAGAGTATGTTGGCCCCTGTCCCTGGTGTCATGGAACGGATCGCTTCAGGGTCTGGCCGGAACAAGGCCGATACTGGTGTCGGGCATGTAACCGCTCTGGTGATACCATTCAGTATCTGCGCGACTTTCGCAAATTGAGTTACCGGCAGGCGTGCGATCTCCTGGGGCGTATGCCTGAGGCAAAACCACACGGGCAGAGGCAGCAGTACTCAGCATGGGTACCAAAAGAAACCCGCAAACCAGAAAAGCCTTGGCAGGAACGGATGAAGCAGTTCGTAGATAGTGCGGTTGACGGTCTACATAAGGATTCAGAGGGCATGGCTGCTTGTTTTTTGAGGCAGAAACGCTTCTTGACGGATGACACCATCGAGAAGTATCGGCTGGGATGGAACCAGCATTCCGCATATATTCTGACTGAAGAACTGGCCTTGGAAGGGTA containing:
- a CDS encoding CHC2 zinc finger domain-containing protein; translation: MTTRGMIKTTILDLLTEDGIVTIHKATTNGGEYVGPCPWCHGTDRFRVWPEQGRYWCRACNRSGDTIQYLRDFRKLSYRQACDLLGRMPEAKPHGQRQQYSAWVPKETRKPEKPWQERMKQFVDSAVDGLHKDSEGMAACFLRQKRFLTDDTIEKYRLGWNQHSAYILTEELALEGYGRCQVWLPDGVIIPYFNEDGLMRVRVRRFEGEPRYYIVPGSSTTPFLLRGSRSGAVVIVESELDGILLHQECGDLADVLALGSASIRPDTPVREYLAHCSSILISLDSDEAGAKESWGWWKKQYPTARRWPIIRGKDASEAMGNGIDLRLWVLAATPTVAN